One Drechmeria coniospora strain ARSEF 6962 chromosome 01, whole genome shotgun sequence genomic region harbors:
- a CDS encoding UBX domain protein gives MDENISTFASITGASADVAHGFLQLAGGDFERAVGLYFENPDLVSGVGAGVSGGGGGDGSGNAPPSTSRRQNIGREDASGVIHISDDDDDDDDDDDVENGDDVENGDDVENGDDGGVMDVDEADDDKEGTSVAAVAARAQEEEDAAMAQRLQEEMYQGARSSASGVEDVRAPIARTTETLIAPDPTWVPGADDQGMGYDMRSTVLDQLRRQHGSARAGGPFGQSIWGDDGGSPPAEAENGSHTRRLEYLFRPPFDMMARVTWDEARTLGKEGKKWILANLQDMSNFNCQALNRDIWKDAAVRDMVTENFIFLQYDKDYPDAQEYVQFYFPHQTHENADNYPHVSIVDPRTGEQVKVWSGRPFPKAADFHAELAEFLDRYSLEANSKNPVAKSSAKKPAVVDVDRMTEEEMLEMALKNSLAGRAGGESSGSGSTPNMHDPDALTKSPATTGGGEGRGEGRGRGEGAQGEESGAEQAAEQAAETTNPFLRISSSRRHAEPDNDAATTTRIQFRHPDGRVIRRFRLADVVRTVYEWLKSEPLEGKAGVEFELKKMPQGQDLIDSLDSTIEESGLKQGTVMIEFIE, from the exons ATGGACGAAAACATCTCGACCTTTGCCTCCATCACCGGGGcgagcgccgacgtcgctcACGGATTCCTGCAGCTCGCAGGAGGCGACTTTGAACGAGCCGTCGGGCTCTACTTTGAGAATCCAGACCTCGTGtccggcgtcggtgccggcgtgtccggcggtggcggtggcgacggctcgggcaacgcaccgccgtcgacgtctcgcAGGCAAAACATCGGGCGTGAAGACGCCAGCGGCGTGATTCAcatcagcgacgacgacgacgacgacgacgacgacgacgacgtcgaaaacggcgatgacgtcgaaaacggcgatgacgtcgaaaacggcgacgacggcggcgtcatggacgtcgacgaagccgacgacgacaaggaaggaacgagcgtcgccgccgtggccgcgcGGGcacaggaggaggaggatgccgccATGGCACAGCGGCTCCAGGAAGAGATGTACCAAGGGGCgcggtcgtcggcgtcgggcgtcgaggacgtgaGAGCTCCGATtgcgaggacgacggagacgctGATCGCGCCGGATCCCACCTGGGTtcccggcgccgacgaccaggGCATGGGATACGACATGCGGTCCACGGTGCTGGACCAGCTCAGAAGACAGCACGGCTCCG CTCGAGCCGGCGGGCCGTTTGGCCAGAGCATCTGgggagacgatggcggctCGCCCCCGGCGGAAGCCGAGAACGGATCCCACACGAGGAGGCTCGAATACTTGTTCCGGCCGCCCTTTGACATGATGGCGCGCGTGACGTGGGACGAGGCCCGCACGCTGGGCAAGGAAGGCAAGAAGTGGATACTGGCCAACCTCCAGGACATGAGCAACTTCAACTGCCAGGCGCTCAACCGAGACATCTGGAAGGACGCGGCCGTCCGCGACATGGTGACGGAGAACTTCATCTTCCTCCAGTACGACAAGGATTACCCCGACGCGCAGGAGTACGTGCAGTTTTACTTTCCCCACCAGACGCACGAGAACGCCGACAACTACCCGCACGTCTCCATCGTCGACCCCCGGACGGGCGAGCAGGTCAAGGTCTGGAGCGGACGGCCGTTCCCGAAGGCGGCCGACTTtcacgccgagctcgccgagttcCTCGACCGGTACAGCCTCGAGGCCAACAGCAAGAACCCGGTGGCGaagtcgtcggcgaagaagccGGCGGTGGTGGACGTGGACCGcatgacggaggaggagatgcTGGAGATGGCGCTCAAGAACAGCCTCGCCGGCAgggcgggcggcgagagcaGCGGATCCGGCTCGACGCCCAACATGCACGACCCCGACGCGCTGACCAAGTCTccggccacgacgggcgGGGGCGAGGGACGGGGCgagggacggggacggggcgAGGGAGCGCAGGGCGAGGAGTCTGGGGCGGAGCAGGCGGCGGAGCaggcggcggagacgacgaatCCGTTTCTGCGCATATCGAGCTCGCGACGGCACGCGGAACCGGACAAcgacgcggcgacgacgacgcggatcCAGTTCCGCCACCCCGACGGGCGCGTCATCCGACGATTcaggctcgccgacgtcgtgcgCACCGTGTACGAGTGGCTCAAGTCGGAACCGCTCGAGGGAAAGGCGGGCGTCGAGTTTGAGCTCAAGAAGATGCCGCAGGGCCAAGATTTGATCGACAGCCTCGACTCGACCATTGAGGAGAGCGGGCTGAAGCAGGGCACCGTCATGATTGAGTTTATCGAGTGA